The window ATGGATGAAATAAAAAAGGAATTTCCTATTTTTAATAAAAGAGATATGGTTTATTTAGATAATGCAGCAACAAGCCAAAAACCACAAGAAGTTATAGATAGTGTTTATAACTATTATTTAGAAACTAATGGTAATGCAGGAAGAGGGTCTCATGAACTTTCTATGATAAATCAAGCAATAATGGAATCGACTAGGAAAAAAGTTGCAAGTTTTATTGGGGTAAGTGATGAAAAAAATATAGTATTTACTAAAGGTAGTACAGAAGGATTAAATATTATAGCTTTTGGATATGCATTAGATAATTTAGAAGAGGGTGATGAAATAGTTTTAGGAATTAGTAATCACCATGCTAATATAGTTCCTTGGCAAGAAATTGCTAGGATAAAAAAATTAAGAATTAGATATCTATATTTAGATGAATTTGGAAATTTAGATATTAAACAGCTTTCATATATTTTTAACAAAAATACTAAAATCATTAGTATATCAACTGTAGTAAATACTACTGGTGTCATACAAAAATTTAAAGATATTATAGAAATATCACATAGATATAATGTGAAAGTAGTATTAGATTGTGCTCAATCCATTATGCATTTTAAACATGAATTTGAAAAATGGGATGTTGATTTTGCTGTTTTTTCAGGACATAAAATATTCTCAGCTCAAG is drawn from Streptobacillus felis and contains these coding sequences:
- a CDS encoding SufS family cysteine desulfurase; amino-acid sequence: MDEIKKEFPIFNKRDMVYLDNAATSQKPQEVIDSVYNYYLETNGNAGRGSHELSMINQAIMESTRKKVASFIGVSDEKNIVFTKGSTEGLNIIAFGYALDNLEEGDEIVLGISNHHANIVPWQEIARIKKLRIRYLYLDEFGNLDIKQLSYIFNKNTKIISISTVVNTTGVIQKFKDIIEISHRYNVKVVLDCAQSIMHFKHEFEKWDVDFAVFSGHKIFSAQGVGVLYGKKQLLEKTRPLIYGGDMVEYVTESSATYKDVPHKFEGGTQNVAAISTLTKSIEYMEKIGYDRIKKIEDKLTMYATFAINTLDFIETYYTENVEKVGIIAFNVKGVHSHDTAFILDNKGVVVRSGQHCTAPLLSYMGINSCCRMSLGIYNDEKDVDRLIEGLLEVKRIFLDK